One window from the genome of Cytophagia bacterium CHB2 encodes:
- a CDS encoding UPF0164 family protein, producing MIMKKNARLFHITCLALLVMLGSTAIAQQNQPEGERRSGTNAASELLIPVGSRYIAMGGASVATASGLEAIYWNPAGLARAERSANAMFSHMRHIADINVNYLAVSADFSGFGSLGFSVKAMDIGDIAVTTEDSPDGTGSIITPQFVTAGLTYSRALTDRISVGTTVNFISETIDRLSASGVAFSFGVQYNSLLAVNGLSMGVVLKNVGPNMQYGGTGLLRNADAQDVVRGSSPYQVVAGKDELPSSLEIGLGYSMPLTERGSLNLTTLYQDNNFDDDATRVGAEYTLDQKLFLRAGYSFAFNSGNDAAGEGRYIYGLTLGAGLQLDLGGLEANLDYAFRQVQFFDNSNVFSLKLGF from the coding sequence CCGCCATTGCGCAGCAGAATCAACCGGAAGGTGAGCGCCGTTCCGGCACCAATGCGGCCTCGGAGTTGTTGATTCCGGTCGGGTCACGTTATATTGCCATGGGCGGCGCATCGGTTGCAACTGCCAGCGGCTTGGAAGCCATTTATTGGAACCCTGCCGGCCTGGCCCGCGCAGAGCGTTCGGCCAATGCCATGTTTTCACACATGCGCCACATCGCGGATATCAATGTGAATTATCTCGCCGTGAGCGCTGACTTCAGCGGCTTCGGCTCCCTGGGCTTCAGTGTGAAGGCGATGGACATTGGCGACATTGCGGTGACCACGGAAGACAGCCCGGATGGCACGGGTTCCATCATCACCCCGCAATTCGTCACGGCCGGGCTTACCTATTCGCGCGCATTGACGGATCGCATCAGCGTCGGCACTACCGTCAACTTTATTTCGGAGACGATAGATCGCCTCAGCGCCTCCGGTGTGGCATTCAGCTTCGGCGTGCAATACAACAGCCTGCTCGCCGTTAACGGCTTGAGCATGGGTGTGGTTTTGAAAAATGTCGGGCCGAATATGCAATACGGCGGCACCGGGTTGCTGCGCAATGCTGACGCGCAAGATGTCGTACGCGGCAGTTCCCCGTACCAAGTCGTTGCCGGCAAAGATGAATTGCCCTCTTCGCTGGAGATTGGCCTCGGTTATAGTATGCCGTTGACCGAACGCGGGTCGCTCAATCTCACAACATTGTATCAAGACAACAACTTTGACGACGATGCTACGCGTGTGGGCGCGGAGTATACGCTGGATCAAAAGCTGTTTCTGCGCGCCGGCTACAGCTTTGCCTTCAATTCCGGCAATGATGCGGCTGGTGAGGGCCGGTATATCTACGGCCTCACGTTGGGCGCGGGCTTGCAGCTCGACCTTGGCGGGCTTGAAGCCAACCTGGATTATGCCTTCCGCCAGGTGCAGTTCTTCGATAACTCCAACGTGTTTTCGTTGAAGCTTGGTTTTTAG
- a CDS encoding GWxTD domain-containing protein has protein sequence MFLSFHRPCLGMQIGFAFWCVFVLSVRAQVAEPNRLQLSLDLAQYQDSNRQSYLEIYYSLPQTPAFSDAQSEGSRVVFDLRIYHEQELWATKTWKIAEAVRAGAQNAPPREFVDVLRYEITQPGRYRAVLSARDLSQTGPPDSVAASLHARRFSPQHVEVSDVIIASQIKKADAAGALVRNTYEIIPNPRRLFSGEAPVLYYYFEAYNLQVEPHSIYKSYWQVEERDGTLVAGMGPFYRTKTNRHDSSIEMGLLNVGALPTGVYNLVYGVADSAENIVASAKKGFYVYDAEAQQPAANSDPLYMMLLKSGVEELHAEFERMQHITLKEDIDLFKSLDNVEAKRKFIASLWQTRKPELYADGAGFRQVYLTRAQQAEEQFPTVLRPGWKSDRGRIFILYGPPSHVERISSHAATKPYEIWTYNDLQGGVIFVFVDRTGFKNYELVHSTHRNELQNPGWERFVQLGSSLGQ, from the coding sequence ATGTTCCTATCTTTCCACCGTCCTTGCCTGGGCATGCAAATTGGTTTTGCATTCTGGTGTGTATTTGTTCTCAGCGTGCGAGCGCAAGTTGCAGAACCGAATCGTTTGCAGCTCAGTTTGGATCTGGCGCAGTATCAGGACTCAAATCGCCAGAGTTATCTGGAAATTTATTATTCGCTCCCGCAAACGCCCGCATTCTCCGATGCTCAAAGTGAGGGCAGCCGGGTGGTGTTTGATTTGCGTATCTATCATGAGCAAGAATTGTGGGCGACCAAGACCTGGAAAATCGCGGAAGCTGTGCGAGCCGGCGCGCAAAATGCCCCGCCTCGTGAATTTGTCGATGTGCTGCGTTATGAAATCACCCAGCCGGGACGCTATCGCGCCGTGTTGAGCGCGCGTGATCTCAGCCAAACCGGGCCTCCGGACAGCGTGGCTGCCTCGTTGCACGCGCGCCGTTTTTCGCCGCAGCACGTGGAGGTGAGTGATGTGATCATCGCCTCACAAATCAAAAAAGCTGACGCGGCGGGTGCATTGGTGCGAAATACTTACGAAATCATCCCCAATCCGCGACGATTGTTCAGCGGCGAAGCGCCGGTTTTATATTATTATTTTGAAGCGTACAATTTACAGGTTGAACCACATTCCATCTATAAATCATATTGGCAGGTGGAAGAAAGGGATGGAACATTGGTCGCCGGCATGGGGCCATTTTATCGCACCAAAACAAACCGGCATGATTCCAGCATAGAGATGGGCCTCTTGAATGTTGGCGCGCTGCCCACGGGGGTCTATAATTTGGTCTACGGCGTGGCAGATTCAGCGGAAAACATAGTTGCCAGCGCAAAGAAGGGATTCTATGTCTATGACGCCGAGGCGCAGCAGCCCGCCGCCAACTCTGATCCGCTGTATATGATGCTGCTCAAATCTGGCGTGGAAGAATTGCATGCTGAATTTGAGCGCATGCAGCATATCACACTCAAAGAGGATATCGATCTTTTCAAAAGTCTTGACAACGTTGAAGCCAAACGGAAATTTATTGCCTCGCTTTGGCAAACGCGCAAACCGGAACTCTATGCCGACGGCGCGGGCTTTCGCCAGGTTTATTTGACGCGAGCCCAGCAAGCCGAGGAACAATTTCCCACGGTGCTGCGGCCCGGCTGGAAAAGCGACCGCGGCCGGATTTTTATTCTCTATGGCCCGCCTTCGCATGTCGAGCGCATCAGCAGCCATGCCGCGACCAAACCCTATGAAATTTGGACCTACAATGATTTGCAGGGCGGGGTCATTTTTGTTTTTGTCGATCGTACCGGATTCAAAAATTATGAACTCGTGCATTCGACTCATCGGAATGAACTGCAAAACCCCGGCTGGGAACGATTCGTGCAATTAGGCTCGAGTCTCGGCCAGTAA
- a CDS encoding TonB-dependent receptor — MSMKQNATQPRVSERKLVLVSLGMLLLLTGNLFAQGVTTAAMNGAVTDSKGEPLPGLANVIAIHEPSGTRYGTATRTGGAFNIPNMKVGGPYSITASLIGYKAQKQENVYLNLGQTVSLNFKLVEEALTMEGIEVSAEQDEVLNSDRTGAATFIKPAQVVDLPSVKRSTRDLTRLDPRSDGNFSFGGRNWLYNNISLDGSYFNNPFGLDDPAPGGQAGAEPVPYDAVEQVQVSIAPFDVREGGFTGAGINTVTKSGTNEFKASVYSFVRNESLLGNKVRGEEVIANPDLAFNQSGFTVSGPLVKNKLFFFVNGELERRDDPGTNFVANRGASGFGVSRAQASVLDQIRQRMISVYNYDPGAYDGFIHETNNNKLLAKLDWNVNDHHTATFRYNLLDAVRDLPPHPFVLSFNNTGRGPNEASLPFQNSGYAINNELHSFAFELNSRSNKLANRFFASYNRFRDFREPFSADFPTIEIGEGGVTYTTVGHEPFSIHNILDQDVFQFTNNLSIFSGKHVFTVGANFESFSFFNSFNIFRHGVFFLPPVTGIGTTFSSLDEFFAATDPNRAGGPINFRGLIGSGPFKGENIDVGQLGIYAQDEFQLSPFFNLTYGLRVDFPMYFTDPVDNPFSRGLTALDEKGNAETIEQDKLPGATPLFSPRVGFNWDVNGDRSTQLRGGTGIFTGRVPFVWIGNVISNPGANPNLYSPFVPGSPQIKTSDDAILQQSFDVNAMDPDFKFPQVWITNLAVDKQLPSDMLGTLELVYGNDINAVFMRNADLVAQVRRLRDGRPYYGGF; from the coding sequence ATGAGTATGAAGCAAAACGCTACTCAACCTCGTGTTAGTGAGCGCAAGCTCGTGTTGGTGAGTCTTGGTATGCTGTTGTTGTTAACGGGCAACCTCTTTGCACAAGGCGTAACGACAGCCGCCATGAACGGCGCCGTAACGGACAGCAAGGGCGAGCCCCTGCCGGGCCTGGCAAACGTGATTGCGATTCACGAGCCAAGCGGCACACGCTATGGCACGGCGACTCGTACTGGCGGCGCTTTCAACATTCCAAACATGAAGGTTGGCGGCCCATACTCGATTACCGCCAGCCTGATCGGCTACAAAGCGCAAAAGCAGGAGAATGTCTACCTCAACCTCGGCCAGACTGTTAGTCTTAACTTCAAACTCGTGGAAGAAGCCTTGACGATGGAAGGCATTGAAGTTTCGGCCGAGCAGGACGAGGTTTTGAATAGCGATCGCACCGGTGCGGCGACCTTCATTAAACCGGCGCAAGTGGTCGATTTGCCCTCGGTCAAGCGCAGCACGCGTGATCTCACGCGCCTTGATCCGCGCAGCGACGGCAACTTCAGTTTCGGCGGACGCAATTGGTTGTACAACAACATTTCGCTCGACGGTTCTTATTTCAACAATCCGTTCGGCCTTGACGATCCCGCTCCCGGCGGCCAGGCGGGCGCAGAGCCGGTGCCTTACGATGCCGTTGAACAAGTGCAGGTTTCGATTGCGCCGTTTGACGTGCGTGAAGGCGGGTTTACCGGGGCTGGTATCAACACCGTCACGAAAAGCGGCACGAATGAATTTAAAGCCTCGGTTTATAGTTTCGTGCGCAATGAAAGCCTGTTGGGCAACAAAGTCCGCGGTGAAGAAGTTATCGCCAACCCGGATCTGGCGTTCAACCAATCCGGTTTTACGGTGAGCGGTCCGCTGGTAAAGAACAAACTTTTCTTCTTCGTGAACGGCGAGCTTGAGCGGCGCGATGATCCCGGCACGAATTTCGTCGCGAACCGGGGCGCTTCGGGATTCGGCGTTTCGCGCGCGCAAGCTTCCGTACTGGATCAGATTCGGCAACGCATGATCAGCGTCTACAATTATGATCCGGGAGCCTATGACGGCTTCATTCACGAAACAAACAACAACAAGCTGCTGGCAAAACTGGACTGGAACGTCAACGATCATCACACCGCCACGTTCCGCTACAATTTGCTCGACGCGGTACGCGACTTGCCGCCGCATCCCTTCGTGTTGAGTTTCAATAACACCGGCCGCGGCCCCAACGAAGCGAGTCTGCCGTTTCAAAATTCCGGCTATGCCATTAACAATGAATTGCATTCCTTTGCATTCGAATTGAACAGCCGCTCCAATAAGCTCGCCAACCGCTTTTTTGCGAGCTATAATCGTTTCCGCGATTTTCGCGAGCCGTTCAGCGCCGATTTCCCCACCATTGAAATCGGTGAAGGAGGCGTGACCTATACGACGGTCGGCCACGAACCGTTTTCCATTCACAATATTTTAGATCAAGACGTTTTTCAATTCACCAATAATTTGAGCATTTTCTCCGGCAAACACGTTTTCACCGTGGGCGCAAATTTCGAATCCTTTTCGTTCTTCAACTCCTTCAACATTTTTCGCCACGGTGTGTTCTTCCTTCCGCCGGTCACCGGCATCGGCACAACGTTTTCCTCGCTGGATGAATTTTTTGCCGCGACGGATCCCAATCGCGCCGGCGGCCCGATTAATTTCAGAGGCCTGATCGGCAGCGGACCGTTTAAAGGTGAGAATATCGACGTCGGCCAGCTCGGCATTTACGCGCAAGATGAATTTCAACTGTCGCCGTTCTTCAATCTTACTTACGGCCTGCGCGTCGATTTTCCGATGTACTTCACGGATCCGGTTGATAATCCTTTTTCCCGCGGCTTGACGGCCTTGGACGAAAAGGGCAATGCCGAAACGATTGAGCAAGACAAGCTGCCGGGCGCGACGCCGCTGTTCTCGCCGCGCGTAGGCTTCAATTGGGATGTCAACGGCGACCGCTCGACGCAATTGCGCGGCGGCACCGGCATTTTCACCGGACGCGTGCCGTTTGTGTGGATCGGCAATGTGATCTCGAATCCCGGCGCCAATCCGAATTTGTACAGCCCCTTCGTCCCCGGTTCTCCACAAATCAAAACTTCCGATGACGCCATTCTGCAGCAATCGTTCGATGTCAACGCGATGGATCCGGATTTCAAATTTCCCCAAGTCTGGATCACGAATCTTGCCGTCGACAAGCAATTGCCCAGCGACA